AAACGCCACGATGGAAAAGAGTACCTCCAATCAACTTATATGGAGGTTTACTATCGGGGCTTAACAAAAGAGGCTGAACAATTTCCTTCAATTGAGAATCGTGCAAGACTTCATCCTGTAAATCCAGCAAGGTGGGACATGAAGCAACCGACAACCCTGCCAACAACAATGGCTTCACTGTCGAACCCTCCCCCGTGTGTATTTTTTGGGATGCAATTTCACTAGTCTCCCCCATTCTGGACAAAGCATCAACAGCTTTGTTCTCAAGCCCGGGGCGATATTGTATCTCAAAGTCAAAGCCAAGAAGTTTAGTAACCCATTTTTGTTGTCCGTCATGAATCACACGCTGGTCAAACAAAAAACACAGGCTACTTTAGTCAGTGCGCGCAATAAATTTCCTCCCCAAGAGATAGTGTCTCCATTTGTGTGTAGCATATACAATAGCCATGAGTTCGCGTTCGTAAACAGACTTGAGTCAAGCGCGGGGAGACAAAGATTGGCTAAAATAAGCCAGAGGATGACCATCCTGCATCAAGACTACACCCAAACCACTTCCAGAAGCATCAGTTTCGACAATAAATTCTTTAGAAAAATTTGGCAAGGCCAAGACAGGTACTTCACACATTGCCCTTTTTAATTGTTCAAAAGCTACCTGGGCTGCTTCTCCTCACCCAAAGGCATTTTTCTTCAACAGACTAGTCAAGGGAAGAGCAAGCGTGCTATAGCCTTTCACAAGCTTACGATAATAACCTGTGAGGCCTAAAGGATTTGATGTTGCTAGGCATTGGCTAGTTAAGCATGCTCTAAATTTTAGTAGGATCAGTCGAAACTCCCTTGGAGCTAACAATATGGCAAAGGTACTCCACCTAAGATTGGGCAAACATACATTTCTTGACATTCACAACCAATTCATGTTGGCAAAGTATATTAAAGGTAATCTCCAGGTGCTGCAAATGTATAAACAAATCCAAGCTGAAGATtaaaatatcatcaaaaaacaccaaaataaaCTTATGAAGGTGTGGCTGAAAAATGGCATTCATCAGCGATTGAAAGGTTGAAGGGGCATTAGTTAAGCCAAATGACATAACAAGAAATTCATAATGGCCCTCGTGTGTCCAAAATGCTGTATTTTCAGTGTCGTGATCTCTCACACGAATCTGGTGGTAACCAGATTTGAGATCCAGTTTCGTAAATATCGTAGTTCCCTGTAGCTCatctaagagtttatcaatgaTTGGAATGGGGAATTTATCTGGTAAAGTCAGCTTGTTTAAAACCCTATAATCCACACACATTCTCCACCCACCATCTTTTTTCTTCACTAACAGAACCGGACTAGAATATGGCTATTATTGGGTTTAATGATCCCTGCTGCTAGCATTTCACGTACTAACTTCTCAATCTCATTCTTCTGGTAATAGGGGTACCTGTAGGGCCAAATGTTTGGTGGGGAAGCCCCTTCACAGAGAACAATAGCATGGTCATGAAGTCACCCCATTGGTAAACCCTTCTTAACAGTAAATACCGAAGGAAACTTTAGCAAAATATCTCGTAACTCCGATGGTAACTCCAACGGAATGCCACTGGTCTCCTTAGCAATCTGGTTGTTAGACACCTGAGACTCCCCAAACTCTGTAATCTGACAAGCTCCAAACTCCACCAAGAATCCCAAATCTCCATTACGTACTGTTTTCAACATAGTCTTGAGTGAAATTACAGTTTTTGACAATGAGGGATCTCCTTGCCATACAACAATTCGCCCTTCGTTACTGAAATTCATAGTCAATTGCTGATAATTAGTGGAAATATCACCCAGAGATAGTAGCCAAGCTATAACCAATATTAGATCTGCACTACCCaaatcaaaaacatgaaagtgaGCACTGAACTCCACCTATTGCACGACAAATTTGACTCCACGGCAATACCCTGCCCCCGTAACACAAACTCCATTGTCGACTTGAACTGTAAATTTTCGTTGGCTAAACACTGGAATTGCCAGCAGTGAAACCACTTTCGGTGAAATAAAATTATGGGATGCGCCACTATCCACCAATATGATTACTTCGCAGCCCATAAGTAATCCATGCACCTTAAGTGTACTCTTGTTGGTTGACAGTCCCAAAATAGAGTTCATCGAGAGCTCTAAATTGTTTTTCTCCGCAACTTCAGTTGGAAGGGTTTCTTCAATCGGGGTATCTGTTGTagcttcctcctcctcttcgtTATCAGAAACAAGCAACACTCGTAGGGCTCGATTTTTACAGTGATGACCTAGGTGGTATTTTTCGTCGCAACGAAAACAAAGGCCTCGTTCACGCCGCCTCTAAGTTTCTACATCAGACAGGTGACAAACAGAATCGTGCTTTAGTCCTGGCAAGGCCAGAGTAGTAGCAACGTCAGCCTTAGTGGATGGCAAAGCTTGTGGAAGCTCTGTCGATTTCATCAGGGTTGTTGATAAAGCGCTGCCACGACTTGCTCCTGATAAGAAAAAACGGTGGTGTTGTCGGGCTCTGGCTTGGGCCAAAACTAGGTTTCTATCTTCTACTCGTTGGGCCAACTCCATGAGGTCCATCAAGGACAAATTTGGGCTCATTTTAACTTCAACCCTAATAACATCCTTGAGCCCATTAACAAATATCCCAGCTAACATCTCCTCGCTGATGTCTTTCAATGGCGCCGACAGCTGCTCAAATTTCTCACGGTACTCAGCGATAGTGCCATCTTGCCTCAACTCCACCAAACACTCATATCCAGTCCCCTCTTGAGAGCTACGAAATTTTTTCAACAAGGCCAAACGAAAAGCCTGCCAAGTGACAATAAGAGTGCGTGATTCAACCCATTGAAACAAGCTGAGGGCCTTCCCTTCCAGACAGACCATCGTAGCAGCTATGCGGTCATTTTCCACCACCTGGTTCACTGCAAAATACCTTTCTGCTCGAAAAAGTCACCCCGCAGGGTCATCGTCGAAAAATATCGATAAATCAAGCTTCCGATGGTTAAACTTCCCTTCTCCTATGGTGCGTGATTCCAAGAAAACCTCTGGTGGTTGAGAATACTCACCCTCCAGCTTGTCTTTTCCCCATGAGGAGGTGTCATGGACCTTCAAGAAGTCACGCATCTCTGCCAAGTATAGCTTTATCGTGTCCATATCGTCCTTCAGACCTCCAACCACAGATTTCATTTCCCCCATATCCTTCTCCAAAGCATCTTTTCATCCCTCCATTTTCACCTTGGCCATACCAGTACCGTCACTGCTCTGATACCAATGATAGACCACAGTAGATACACAGCCGAATGACACTAAATATCACAGCAGTAACAACAAAATATGACTTGTAAACCAAAGAACTGCGTCTATATTCGATTGAAATGAAATACAAGAGAAAGCTGTTGCGAAAATACAAAGATAAACCTATCTTTCGAGGAGTTAGGACCTCCAAAAGACAACACGTCTTCGCTTAATTCCAGACTACCCAAACCACTAACTCTACCAAACTAAATACTCAGAGTTTGTTACAAAACATAATAGGCCAATAAAAAAGTTACAACTGTCTCCATCTTGGCCCTACACTTGCTGCCTTTCGACGCTCTTGCTCCTTCTTGTGTACCTGTGAGTAATAGACCTATCATTAACCAATTATGAAATTTTTACGCACATGCCAATTCTAAATCAATTAAAAGCTTGAAAAAAAATTCCCAATAGCCACCCAAAAATTTACTCACATTTTACAATTAGACTGCAAAGAATTAGTCAAAGGCATGGCAGATAGCTATAAGCCTAAAAACTACTAATCTCCTACTCTTAAAAGAGGAGCTTAACCCAATTTAAGGATGGTAGATCAGATATGGTCACTAACTCTTCAAACATAATACCTACCAACATTACCACATATAGTATGTAGTCAAAAAGATATCTGGCGCAACATAAAAAACACCATAATAACTCATTCAACTTGTATCATGAACAAAATTCTTTTAAACATCGACACATGAAGTCGGTGATTTCGGTGCTGGTGAAGACATGTATGATTGTTCATTTGACTCCATCACCTTATCCAAACACCAAAAGAAATCGTTAAAACAATCACCATTAGGGGAGAAACAAAAGCAACTAACAGAGTATATACTCGATTTTTTGTTGCTAACAGAGTATTAAGAAATTTTTTGTTGCTAGTCTTTAATACAATTACTGTGTAGCCATCATCTGCAATTGGCACAAATTCAGTTTCGTATGTCACATCTCAACCAACCACTCGGAGTTCCCAAGCAAGATGGCTTTCCTGCAAATTCAATAATCATACATATAAGCACATCTAATCAAAACTATTACTGCAATATAGTacaaaagattgaagaagagtCCACCAACCTCTTTAAATGCGAATTCAACGTATGTTTGGATGTTGGGAATTCCTACTCACCTCCTCCTGTTAAGTCCACAATATTGAGATGGTACTTGTTTAGACGAAATGTCCCGAACATTAATTGCAAATACATGAGAGAGAGATACACAGACAAACAACATGTCTACAGACATATTAGAAGTGGCAGTGAAAAGCATCTTCATCATTTCagtgtttaaaaaaattagacaaATACCCAGAAAGTAGATACCTTGAACTGCAGAGGAAGAACACCAATAACCCGTAGCGGCCGCTTCCCATCCTTGCAATCTTAGGTTCTGGTTtaatcagaaaagaaaaaaccaaaacaataggAGAAATCGAAAGATGAAATTGCAGTATCAAATTCACAACCAcatactaataataaaaatgatgcATAATGAAGCATACAAAAAAGAACCATGACATAGTgatgtttttttcccctcagAAATTGTGTTCGAATTTAACATACTAATTGGTATCCTTGTCCTTGTCGACAACATCACGCCCCTTGGCGGAGCTTAGTGATGAAGACCTTTGAAGGGTTCATACCAACGTTGACGGTTTGACCGTTGAAAGAATCCCAAGAACCCAGTTGAgggagaggagaaagaaagggaaaactAACAGGCTGCTAGAAGACCTAACGAATCCAATCATCGTCTGCACCACAAAGCGATTGCTCGAATGACAAAACCCACGCAAGCTGATCCTCCCACCACTGTAAAAACAAATGACAAAAGATCAGAGCATAAACACTTTGCTCACCGTATCAAACGAATCTGGCGCCAATAAAACTCACCGAGCGTTCATAGTCTGGCTTCTTCTTCGGCTTTGCCAAACTATGGATCTGAAGATCAATAACAGCAGTGATAATTTGCAGACTATTGATGCAatttatcgacaatcgaattgtttaAGAATGATTGGATAAATATAAGACAAGACAGAGAGATTTAATGTGGTTCGACATTGAGCCTACGTCCACAGTGCAGAACTGTGTGATAGTTTTATTATATTGGAGATTACAAAGTAAGTAAGAATTCAAAGTATTCTAGCCAAAGAACCTCCCCTTTTTCTATCATAATGAACTCTTTTTATACTtatcttgagcagttaccagcggTTGTGGTAGTTGGAGCAGTTCTCAATAGTTTGGAGAAGTTTATAGCAGgttggagaagttcatagcaATTTCAGTTGTAACCATTTAACGTGAAACtaccttatcttcggcttcgtctcTTGGTTATTGGTTTAGCCTTTGTGTATCGGCTTCCTGTGTTTGTATCAGCTTTATATTGCCATTTTAGACCAAGTCCTTTTGGACTGTATGTTCTGGTCTGATTGCTGTTGGGCTTTGTGGACCTAGCCTTTGTGGGCTTATGTTTGGTCTGgcctatttatatataaatagattGGGTTGAACAGGACCCATGTAATTGATAGGGTTGAACTTGACCCCTACAATTTGCCCCCTATTTTCGAGTTTAATTTAAActcaaaaatattttctctGTGGTCGCATCTTCTTTAGAGTTCTTTGTCCCTTCACTTCTGTTGTGATTTTGTATCTTCGACTGTTGAAGTTCTTCTACAAT
This sequence is a window from Tripterygium wilfordii isolate XIE 37 chromosome 8, ASM1340144v1, whole genome shotgun sequence. Protein-coding genes within it:
- the LOC120003349 gene encoding uncharacterized protein LOC120003349 produces the protein MVCLEGKALSLFQWVESRTLIVTWQAFRLALLKKFRSSQEGTGYECLVELRQDGTIAEYREKFEQLSAPLKDISEEMLAGIFVNGLKDVIRVEVKMSPNLSLMDLMELAQRVEDRNLVLAQARARQHHRFFLSGASRGSALSTTLMKSTELPQALPSTKADVATTLALPGLKHDSVCHLSDVET